The Megalobrama amblycephala isolate DHTTF-2021 linkage group LG7, ASM1881202v1, whole genome shotgun sequence genome window below encodes:
- the LOC125271709 gene encoding uncharacterized protein LOC125271709 isoform X2, translating into MKVIEKQQVFKKGSSDQPTPEKNMEEELHLDLDEIMADLEEIQSEEAVKTPHKTRKRKKFDLKLQWKRRDQEGFLVYEKRKLRTDRSGRPVASTIASNPQEVDLGTACTSEASTTKQHFGDVDAQQIIDLQLHLLQNAMDCDEPRSTASHDWALRQTLSEERWQEARPKLLDSLLASDCVRRGPCDHCNMKEAVIRCKDCLPKPRYCGQCDVSMHQNMFFHNRETLIDGFYKPVPPSTAVQDLSGQNIIYEQVCLLPITQPDKICDCDPQNLSVVAGRSVVLICINGRYDIFLPVMNCRTCHASWTPEVVDLLFSGYWPGTVGFQTIYQVDLFKSFEDLKITAPGLSRQAFVKMLQQRSQQFGRSGNICGDVFQKAFLEWTYCRHKREKLCGIDHFTCPACTPDTVAVSADGNRKLYRFSKTKGAEEQPFFDGVFLANDKDVATFVDCVREKTNPIHGKGICGTSTWAAARETSKKTNTKCDEEGLEVAVCRHCILLRGLNMFRGEIFAYPLFLQNELATKTNCKFFCTDIMCRYWPYLQKVAQAFPEMQNLTQMKPFLSVMHAKGHSTKCEVQWGGKNQTGAGTTIGEEVEQVNSFLSRVALTTKYMSKAARVDMITLHARGWNVRKKRNLHKYLSTRYLKTIRKTKEVKDDIEAIKKSTQRSEEELQQWVTDVRQWAVDTPDDLRTDDPVALQHLIEGLFLGIQQKKRDLYRATDRNKQRHKIRRRIREDKKKLFNAISQYNDLPTTTVFVDSVEDLLATESPIWPWDSETDTSLGVKKKVFDKVMQLERLVEEEVILVEEMKQHWTHLTRSYRALKDQASVLSDDLATQSYPSGLSGQAYHGLRSAVLQILEALKTDMVAVKETYSQICGNGGTVVEEEEEEEEDPYEHVSTDASTDDEL; encoded by the exons ATGAAAGTGATAGAAAAGCAGCAG GTGTTTAAAAAAGGGTCATCTGATCAGCCTACACCAGAGaaaaatatggaggaggaatTACACCTTGATCTTGATGAAATAATGGCTGATTTGGAGGAGATACag AGTGAGGAAGCAGTCAAAACACCACATAAAACACGAAAAAGAAAGAAGTTTGATCTaaaactgcagtggaaaaggaGAGACCAAGAAGGATTTTTGGTCTATGAGAAGCGCAAACTGAGGACAG ACCGATCTGGAAGACCAGTGGCCTCTACCATTGCAAGTAACCCTCAAGAAGTTGATCTTG GAACTGCCTGCACATCTGAAGCCTCTACTACCAAACAACATTTTGGAGATGTCGATGCACAACAGATTATTG aTTTACAACTACATCTACTCCAAAATGCAATGGACTGTGATGAACCCAGATCAACAGCATCTCATGATTGGGCATTGAGGCAAACCTTGTCTGAAGAACGTTGGCAGGAAGCAAGGCCAAAACTTCTTGACAGTTTGCTTGCTTCAGACTGCGTGCGTCGTGGTCCTTGTGATCATTGCAACATGAAAGAAGCAGTCATCAGATGCAAAGACTGTCTGCCAAAACCCCGTTACTGTGGGCAGTGTGACGTTTCTATGcatcaaaatatgttttttcacAACAGAGAGACTCTTATAGATGGGTTCTATAAACCTGTCCCTCCATCAACTGCTGTTCAAGACCTCAGTGGCCAAAATATCATATATGAACAAG TGTGTTTGCTGCCCATTACACAACCTGACAAAATTTGTGATTGTGACCCTCAAAACCTGTCTGTTGTCGCTGGGCGATCAGTTGTACTCATCTGTATAAATG gtCGCTATGACATCTTCCTGCCAGTTATGAATTGCAGAACATGTCATGCATCATGGACACCTGAGGTGGTGGACCTGCTGTTTAGTGGTTACTGGCCAGGTACTGTTGGGTTTCAAACTATATACCAGGTAGACCTTTTCAAATCTTTTGAGGACCTGAAGATCACTGCACCTGGGCTttcaagacaagcatttgtgaaAATGTTACAACAGCGCTCACAACAATTTGGAAGG AGTGGTAACATTTGTGGCGACGTCTTCCAAAAAGCTTTCCTTGAATGGACATATTGTCGTCATAAAAGAGAGAAACTCTGTGGCATTGACCACTTCACTTGCCCAGCTTGCACCCCAGATACAGTTGCTGTGTCTGCAGATGGAAACCGAAAACTatatagattcagcaaaacaaaGGG gGCAGAGGAACAACCGTTTTTTGATGGAGTTTTTCTTGCCAATGACAAAGATGTAGCAACATTTGTTGATTGTGTTCGTGAGAAGACCAATCCA ATACATGGAAAAGGCATCTGTGGAACATCAACATGGGCTGCAGCCAGGGAGACCTCTAAGAAGACAAACACCAAATGTGATGAAGAAGGCCTAGAGGTGGCAGTTTGCAGACACTGCATATTGCTTAGAGGTCTGAACATGTTTAGGGGAGAGATATTTGCATACCCTCTGTTTTTGCAAAACGAACTGGCCACAAAGACAAACTGCAAGTTTTTCTGCACTGACATCATGTGTCGATATTGGCCCTATCTGCAAAAGGTGGCTCAAGCATTCCCAGAAATGCAAAATTTGACTCAGATGAAGCCATTTCTCTCAGTTATGCATGCAAAGGGCCACTCAACAAAATGTGAG GTGCAGTGGGGTGGCAAAAACCAAACAGGGGCAGGTACAACCATCGGTGAAGAAGTTGAACAAGTGAACAGCTTTTTGTCCCGTGTGGCTCTAACAACAAAATACATGAGTAAGGCTG CACGAGTAGATATGATCACATTGCATGCCAGAGGATGGAATGTGCGAAAAAAAAGAAACCTGCACAAGTACTTGTCTACACGGTACTTGAag ACTATCCGAAAGACAAAGGAAGTCAAAGATGACATTGAGGCTATAAAGAAGAGCACACAAAGGTCTGAAGAGGAACTGCAACAGTGGGTCACTGATGTGAGACAGTGGGCAGTTGACA CTCCAGATGACCTCAGAACAGATGATCCAGTGGCATTGCAACATCTGATTGAAGGCTTATTCTTGGGCATCCAGCAGAAAAAGAGGGATCTGTATAGAGCAACTG aCCGCAACAAACAGCGACACAAGATCCGAAGACGGATTCGAGAGGATAAGAAAAAGCTGTTTAATGCCATATCCCAATACAATGATCTTCCAACCACCACAGTATTTGTAGATTCAGTTGAAGACCTTCTGGCAACAGAAAGCCCTATCTGGCCTTGGGATTCTG AAACTGACACTTCCTTAGGCGTGAAGAAGAAGGTTTTCGACAAGGTGATGCAGCTGGAGAGACTGGTTGAGGAAGAGGTTATTCTTGTAGAAGAAATGAAACAACATTGGACGCATCTTACAAGAAGCTACAGGGCCTTGAAGGACCAGGCTAGTGTACTATCAGATGACCTGGCCACACAGA GCTACCCTTCAGGACTTTCTGGTCAAGCATACCATGGCCTGCGCAGTGCTGTCCTCCAAATCCTTGAGGCACTCAAGACAGACATGGTAGCTGTGAAAGAAACATACTCCCAAATTTGTGGGAATGGTGGAACTGTtgttgaagaagaagaagaagaagaagaagacccATATGAGCatgtctccacagatgcctctacAGATGATGAACTATAG
- the LOC125271709 gene encoding uncharacterized protein LOC125271709 isoform X4 — translation MEEELHLDLDEIMADLEEIQSEEAVKTPHKTRKRKKFDLKLQWKRRDQEGFLVYEKRKLRTDRSGRPVASTIASNPQEVDLGTACTSEASTTKQHFGDVDAQQIIDLQLHLLQNAMDCDEPRSTASHDWALRQTLSEERWQEARPKLLDSLLASDCVRRGPCDHCNMKEAVIRCKDCLPKPRYCGQCDVSMHQNMFFHNRETLIDGFYKPVPPSTAVQDLSGQNIIYEQVCLLPITQPDKICDCDPQNLSVVAGRSVVLICINGRYDIFLPVMNCRTCHASWTPEVVDLLFSGYWPGTVGFQTIYQVDLFKSFEDLKITAPGLSRQAFVKMLQQRSQQFGRSGNICGDVFQKAFLEWTYCRHKREKLCGIDHFTCPACTPDTVAVSADGNRKLYRFSKTKGAEEQPFFDGVFLANDKDVATFVDCVREKTNPIHGKGICGTSTWAAARETSKKTNTKCDEEGLEVAVCRHCILLRGLNMFRGEIFAYPLFLQNELATKTNCKFFCTDIMCRYWPYLQKVAQAFPEMQNLTQMKPFLSVMHAKGHSTKCEVQWGGKNQTGAGTTIGEEVEQVNSFLSRVALTTKYMSKAARVDMITLHARGWNVRKKRNLHKYLSTRYLKYCQRFVRLSINYTFETIRKTKEVKDDIEAIKKSTQRSEEELQQWVTDVRQWAVDTPDDLRTDDPVALQHLIEGLFLGIQQKKRDLYRATDRNKQRHKIRRRIREDKKKLFNAISQYNDLPTTTVFVDSVEDLLATESPIWPWDSETDTSLGVKKKVFDKVMQLERLVEEEVILVEEMKQHWTHLTRSYRALKDQASVLSDDLATQSYPSGLSGQAYHGLRSAVLQILEALKTDMVAVKETYSQICGNGGTVVEEEEEEEEDPYEHVSTDASTDDEL, via the exons atggaggaggaatTACACCTTGATCTTGATGAAATAATGGCTGATTTGGAGGAGATACag AGTGAGGAAGCAGTCAAAACACCACATAAAACACGAAAAAGAAAGAAGTTTGATCTaaaactgcagtggaaaaggaGAGACCAAGAAGGATTTTTGGTCTATGAGAAGCGCAAACTGAGGACAG ACCGATCTGGAAGACCAGTGGCCTCTACCATTGCAAGTAACCCTCAAGAAGTTGATCTTG GAACTGCCTGCACATCTGAAGCCTCTACTACCAAACAACATTTTGGAGATGTCGATGCACAACAGATTATTG aTTTACAACTACATCTACTCCAAAATGCAATGGACTGTGATGAACCCAGATCAACAGCATCTCATGATTGGGCATTGAGGCAAACCTTGTCTGAAGAACGTTGGCAGGAAGCAAGGCCAAAACTTCTTGACAGTTTGCTTGCTTCAGACTGCGTGCGTCGTGGTCCTTGTGATCATTGCAACATGAAAGAAGCAGTCATCAGATGCAAAGACTGTCTGCCAAAACCCCGTTACTGTGGGCAGTGTGACGTTTCTATGcatcaaaatatgttttttcacAACAGAGAGACTCTTATAGATGGGTTCTATAAACCTGTCCCTCCATCAACTGCTGTTCAAGACCTCAGTGGCCAAAATATCATATATGAACAAG TGTGTTTGCTGCCCATTACACAACCTGACAAAATTTGTGATTGTGACCCTCAAAACCTGTCTGTTGTCGCTGGGCGATCAGTTGTACTCATCTGTATAAATG gtCGCTATGACATCTTCCTGCCAGTTATGAATTGCAGAACATGTCATGCATCATGGACACCTGAGGTGGTGGACCTGCTGTTTAGTGGTTACTGGCCAGGTACTGTTGGGTTTCAAACTATATACCAGGTAGACCTTTTCAAATCTTTTGAGGACCTGAAGATCACTGCACCTGGGCTttcaagacaagcatttgtgaaAATGTTACAACAGCGCTCACAACAATTTGGAAGG AGTGGTAACATTTGTGGCGACGTCTTCCAAAAAGCTTTCCTTGAATGGACATATTGTCGTCATAAAAGAGAGAAACTCTGTGGCATTGACCACTTCACTTGCCCAGCTTGCACCCCAGATACAGTTGCTGTGTCTGCAGATGGAAACCGAAAACTatatagattcagcaaaacaaaGGG gGCAGAGGAACAACCGTTTTTTGATGGAGTTTTTCTTGCCAATGACAAAGATGTAGCAACATTTGTTGATTGTGTTCGTGAGAAGACCAATCCA ATACATGGAAAAGGCATCTGTGGAACATCAACATGGGCTGCAGCCAGGGAGACCTCTAAGAAGACAAACACCAAATGTGATGAAGAAGGCCTAGAGGTGGCAGTTTGCAGACACTGCATATTGCTTAGAGGTCTGAACATGTTTAGGGGAGAGATATTTGCATACCCTCTGTTTTTGCAAAACGAACTGGCCACAAAGACAAACTGCAAGTTTTTCTGCACTGACATCATGTGTCGATATTGGCCCTATCTGCAAAAGGTGGCTCAAGCATTCCCAGAAATGCAAAATTTGACTCAGATGAAGCCATTTCTCTCAGTTATGCATGCAAAGGGCCACTCAACAAAATGTGAG GTGCAGTGGGGTGGCAAAAACCAAACAGGGGCAGGTACAACCATCGGTGAAGAAGTTGAACAAGTGAACAGCTTTTTGTCCCGTGTGGCTCTAACAACAAAATACATGAGTAAGGCTG CACGAGTAGATATGATCACATTGCATGCCAGAGGATGGAATGTGCGAAAAAAAAGAAACCTGCACAAGTACTTGTCTACACGGTACTTGAag TATTGCCAAAGGTTTGTGAGACTTTCCATTAATTATACTTTTGAGACTATCCGAAAGACAAAGGAAGTCAAAGATGACATTGAGGCTATAAAGAAGAGCACACAAAGGTCTGAAGAGGAACTGCAACAGTGGGTCACTGATGTGAGACAGTGGGCAGTTGACA CTCCAGATGACCTCAGAACAGATGATCCAGTGGCATTGCAACATCTGATTGAAGGCTTATTCTTGGGCATCCAGCAGAAAAAGAGGGATCTGTATAGAGCAACTG aCCGCAACAAACAGCGACACAAGATCCGAAGACGGATTCGAGAGGATAAGAAAAAGCTGTTTAATGCCATATCCCAATACAATGATCTTCCAACCACCACAGTATTTGTAGATTCAGTTGAAGACCTTCTGGCAACAGAAAGCCCTATCTGGCCTTGGGATTCTG AAACTGACACTTCCTTAGGCGTGAAGAAGAAGGTTTTCGACAAGGTGATGCAGCTGGAGAGACTGGTTGAGGAAGAGGTTATTCTTGTAGAAGAAATGAAACAACATTGGACGCATCTTACAAGAAGCTACAGGGCCTTGAAGGACCAGGCTAGTGTACTATCAGATGACCTGGCCACACAGA GCTACCCTTCAGGACTTTCTGGTCAAGCATACCATGGCCTGCGCAGTGCTGTCCTCCAAATCCTTGAGGCACTCAAGACAGACATGGTAGCTGTGAAAGAAACATACTCCCAAATTTGTGGGAATGGTGGAACTGTtgttgaagaagaagaagaagaagaagaagacccATATGAGCatgtctccacagatgcctctacAGATGATGAACTATAG
- the LOC125271709 gene encoding uncharacterized protein LOC125271709 isoform X1, giving the protein MKVIEKQQVFKKGSSDQPTPEKNMEEELHLDLDEIMADLEEIQSEEAVKTPHKTRKRKKFDLKLQWKRRDQEGFLVYEKRKLRTDRSGRPVASTIASNPQEVDLGTACTSEASTTKQHFGDVDAQQIIDLQLHLLQNAMDCDEPRSTASHDWALRQTLSEERWQEARPKLLDSLLASDCVRRGPCDHCNMKEAVIRCKDCLPKPRYCGQCDVSMHQNMFFHNRETLIDGFYKPVPPSTAVQDLSGQNIIYEQVCLLPITQPDKICDCDPQNLSVVAGRSVVLICINGRYDIFLPVMNCRTCHASWTPEVVDLLFSGYWPGTVGFQTIYQVDLFKSFEDLKITAPGLSRQAFVKMLQQRSQQFGRSGNICGDVFQKAFLEWTYCRHKREKLCGIDHFTCPACTPDTVAVSADGNRKLYRFSKTKGAEEQPFFDGVFLANDKDVATFVDCVREKTNPIHGKGICGTSTWAAARETSKKTNTKCDEEGLEVAVCRHCILLRGLNMFRGEIFAYPLFLQNELATKTNCKFFCTDIMCRYWPYLQKVAQAFPEMQNLTQMKPFLSVMHAKGHSTKCEVQWGGKNQTGAGTTIGEEVEQVNSFLSRVALTTKYMSKAARVDMITLHARGWNVRKKRNLHKYLSTRYLKYCQRFVRLSINYTFETIRKTKEVKDDIEAIKKSTQRSEEELQQWVTDVRQWAVDTPDDLRTDDPVALQHLIEGLFLGIQQKKRDLYRATDRNKQRHKIRRRIREDKKKLFNAISQYNDLPTTTVFVDSVEDLLATESPIWPWDSETDTSLGVKKKVFDKVMQLERLVEEEVILVEEMKQHWTHLTRSYRALKDQASVLSDDLATQSYPSGLSGQAYHGLRSAVLQILEALKTDMVAVKETYSQICGNGGTVVEEEEEEEEDPYEHVSTDASTDDEL; this is encoded by the exons ATGAAAGTGATAGAAAAGCAGCAG GTGTTTAAAAAAGGGTCATCTGATCAGCCTACACCAGAGaaaaatatggaggaggaatTACACCTTGATCTTGATGAAATAATGGCTGATTTGGAGGAGATACag AGTGAGGAAGCAGTCAAAACACCACATAAAACACGAAAAAGAAAGAAGTTTGATCTaaaactgcagtggaaaaggaGAGACCAAGAAGGATTTTTGGTCTATGAGAAGCGCAAACTGAGGACAG ACCGATCTGGAAGACCAGTGGCCTCTACCATTGCAAGTAACCCTCAAGAAGTTGATCTTG GAACTGCCTGCACATCTGAAGCCTCTACTACCAAACAACATTTTGGAGATGTCGATGCACAACAGATTATTG aTTTACAACTACATCTACTCCAAAATGCAATGGACTGTGATGAACCCAGATCAACAGCATCTCATGATTGGGCATTGAGGCAAACCTTGTCTGAAGAACGTTGGCAGGAAGCAAGGCCAAAACTTCTTGACAGTTTGCTTGCTTCAGACTGCGTGCGTCGTGGTCCTTGTGATCATTGCAACATGAAAGAAGCAGTCATCAGATGCAAAGACTGTCTGCCAAAACCCCGTTACTGTGGGCAGTGTGACGTTTCTATGcatcaaaatatgttttttcacAACAGAGAGACTCTTATAGATGGGTTCTATAAACCTGTCCCTCCATCAACTGCTGTTCAAGACCTCAGTGGCCAAAATATCATATATGAACAAG TGTGTTTGCTGCCCATTACACAACCTGACAAAATTTGTGATTGTGACCCTCAAAACCTGTCTGTTGTCGCTGGGCGATCAGTTGTACTCATCTGTATAAATG gtCGCTATGACATCTTCCTGCCAGTTATGAATTGCAGAACATGTCATGCATCATGGACACCTGAGGTGGTGGACCTGCTGTTTAGTGGTTACTGGCCAGGTACTGTTGGGTTTCAAACTATATACCAGGTAGACCTTTTCAAATCTTTTGAGGACCTGAAGATCACTGCACCTGGGCTttcaagacaagcatttgtgaaAATGTTACAACAGCGCTCACAACAATTTGGAAGG AGTGGTAACATTTGTGGCGACGTCTTCCAAAAAGCTTTCCTTGAATGGACATATTGTCGTCATAAAAGAGAGAAACTCTGTGGCATTGACCACTTCACTTGCCCAGCTTGCACCCCAGATACAGTTGCTGTGTCTGCAGATGGAAACCGAAAACTatatagattcagcaaaacaaaGGG gGCAGAGGAACAACCGTTTTTTGATGGAGTTTTTCTTGCCAATGACAAAGATGTAGCAACATTTGTTGATTGTGTTCGTGAGAAGACCAATCCA ATACATGGAAAAGGCATCTGTGGAACATCAACATGGGCTGCAGCCAGGGAGACCTCTAAGAAGACAAACACCAAATGTGATGAAGAAGGCCTAGAGGTGGCAGTTTGCAGACACTGCATATTGCTTAGAGGTCTGAACATGTTTAGGGGAGAGATATTTGCATACCCTCTGTTTTTGCAAAACGAACTGGCCACAAAGACAAACTGCAAGTTTTTCTGCACTGACATCATGTGTCGATATTGGCCCTATCTGCAAAAGGTGGCTCAAGCATTCCCAGAAATGCAAAATTTGACTCAGATGAAGCCATTTCTCTCAGTTATGCATGCAAAGGGCCACTCAACAAAATGTGAG GTGCAGTGGGGTGGCAAAAACCAAACAGGGGCAGGTACAACCATCGGTGAAGAAGTTGAACAAGTGAACAGCTTTTTGTCCCGTGTGGCTCTAACAACAAAATACATGAGTAAGGCTG CACGAGTAGATATGATCACATTGCATGCCAGAGGATGGAATGTGCGAAAAAAAAGAAACCTGCACAAGTACTTGTCTACACGGTACTTGAag TATTGCCAAAGGTTTGTGAGACTTTCCATTAATTATACTTTTGAGACTATCCGAAAGACAAAGGAAGTCAAAGATGACATTGAGGCTATAAAGAAGAGCACACAAAGGTCTGAAGAGGAACTGCAACAGTGGGTCACTGATGTGAGACAGTGGGCAGTTGACA CTCCAGATGACCTCAGAACAGATGATCCAGTGGCATTGCAACATCTGATTGAAGGCTTATTCTTGGGCATCCAGCAGAAAAAGAGGGATCTGTATAGAGCAACTG aCCGCAACAAACAGCGACACAAGATCCGAAGACGGATTCGAGAGGATAAGAAAAAGCTGTTTAATGCCATATCCCAATACAATGATCTTCCAACCACCACAGTATTTGTAGATTCAGTTGAAGACCTTCTGGCAACAGAAAGCCCTATCTGGCCTTGGGATTCTG AAACTGACACTTCCTTAGGCGTGAAGAAGAAGGTTTTCGACAAGGTGATGCAGCTGGAGAGACTGGTTGAGGAAGAGGTTATTCTTGTAGAAGAAATGAAACAACATTGGACGCATCTTACAAGAAGCTACAGGGCCTTGAAGGACCAGGCTAGTGTACTATCAGATGACCTGGCCACACAGA GCTACCCTTCAGGACTTTCTGGTCAAGCATACCATGGCCTGCGCAGTGCTGTCCTCCAAATCCTTGAGGCACTCAAGACAGACATGGTAGCTGTGAAAGAAACATACTCCCAAATTTGTGGGAATGGTGGAACTGTtgttgaagaagaagaagaagaagaagaagacccATATGAGCatgtctccacagatgcctctacAGATGATGAACTATAG
- the LOC125271709 gene encoding uncharacterized protein LOC125271709 isoform X3 has protein sequence MSPTLSMDIKPSRKLYANHIYSFVFMCILFFCGPQVFKKGSSDQPTPEKNMEEELHLDLDEIMADLEEIQSEEAVKTPHKTRKRKKFDLKLQWKRRDQEGFLVYEKRKLRTDRSGRPVASTIASNPQEVDLGTACTSEASTTKQHFGDVDAQQIIDLQLHLLQNAMDCDEPRSTASHDWALRQTLSEERWQEARPKLLDSLLASDCVRRGPCDHCNMKEAVIRCKDCLPKPRYCGQCDVSMHQNMFFHNRETLIDGFYKPVPPSTAVQDLSGQNIIYEQVCLLPITQPDKICDCDPQNLSVVAGRSVVLICINGRYDIFLPVMNCRTCHASWTPEVVDLLFSGYWPGTVGFQTIYQVDLFKSFEDLKITAPGLSRQAFVKMLQQRSQQFGRSGNICGDVFQKAFLEWTYCRHKREKLCGIDHFTCPACTPDTVAVSADGNRKLYRFSKTKGAEEQPFFDGVFLANDKDVATFVDCVREKTNPIHGKGICGTSTWAAARETSKKTNTKCDEEGLEVAVCRHCILLRGLNMFRGEIFAYPLFLQNELATKTNCKFFCTDIMCRYWPYLQKVAQAFPEMQNLTQMKPFLSVMHAKGHSTKCEVQWGGKNQTGAGTTIGEEVEQVNSFLSRVALTTKYMSKAARVDMITLHARGWNVRKKRNLHKYLSTRYLKYCQRFVRLSINYTFETIRKTKEVKDDIEAIKKSTQRSEEELQQWVTDVRQWAVDTPDDLRTDDPVALQHLIEGLFLGIQQKKRDLYRATDRNKQRHKIRRRIREDKKKLFNAISQYNDLPTTTVFVDSVEDLLATESPIWPWDSETDTSLGVKKKVFDKVMQLERLVEEEVILVEEMKQHWTHLTRSYRALKDQASVLSDDLATQSYPSGLSGQAYHGLRSAVLQILEALKTDMVAVKETYSQICGNGGTVVEEEEEEEEDPYEHVSTDASTDDEL, from the exons ATGTCTCCCACCTTAAGCATGGACATTAAACCCTCCAGGAAGTTGTATGCAAACCACAtatattcatttgtttttatgtgtattttgtttttttgtggccCTCAGGTGTTTAAAAAAGGGTCATCTGATCAGCCTACACCAGAGaaaaatatggaggaggaatTACACCTTGATCTTGATGAAATAATGGCTGATTTGGAGGAGATACag AGTGAGGAAGCAGTCAAAACACCACATAAAACACGAAAAAGAAAGAAGTTTGATCTaaaactgcagtggaaaaggaGAGACCAAGAAGGATTTTTGGTCTATGAGAAGCGCAAACTGAGGACAG ACCGATCTGGAAGACCAGTGGCCTCTACCATTGCAAGTAACCCTCAAGAAGTTGATCTTG GAACTGCCTGCACATCTGAAGCCTCTACTACCAAACAACATTTTGGAGATGTCGATGCACAACAGATTATTG aTTTACAACTACATCTACTCCAAAATGCAATGGACTGTGATGAACCCAGATCAACAGCATCTCATGATTGGGCATTGAGGCAAACCTTGTCTGAAGAACGTTGGCAGGAAGCAAGGCCAAAACTTCTTGACAGTTTGCTTGCTTCAGACTGCGTGCGTCGTGGTCCTTGTGATCATTGCAACATGAAAGAAGCAGTCATCAGATGCAAAGACTGTCTGCCAAAACCCCGTTACTGTGGGCAGTGTGACGTTTCTATGcatcaaaatatgttttttcacAACAGAGAGACTCTTATAGATGGGTTCTATAAACCTGTCCCTCCATCAACTGCTGTTCAAGACCTCAGTGGCCAAAATATCATATATGAACAAG TGTGTTTGCTGCCCATTACACAACCTGACAAAATTTGTGATTGTGACCCTCAAAACCTGTCTGTTGTCGCTGGGCGATCAGTTGTACTCATCTGTATAAATG gtCGCTATGACATCTTCCTGCCAGTTATGAATTGCAGAACATGTCATGCATCATGGACACCTGAGGTGGTGGACCTGCTGTTTAGTGGTTACTGGCCAGGTACTGTTGGGTTTCAAACTATATACCAGGTAGACCTTTTCAAATCTTTTGAGGACCTGAAGATCACTGCACCTGGGCTttcaagacaagcatttgtgaaAATGTTACAACAGCGCTCACAACAATTTGGAAGG AGTGGTAACATTTGTGGCGACGTCTTCCAAAAAGCTTTCCTTGAATGGACATATTGTCGTCATAAAAGAGAGAAACTCTGTGGCATTGACCACTTCACTTGCCCAGCTTGCACCCCAGATACAGTTGCTGTGTCTGCAGATGGAAACCGAAAACTatatagattcagcaaaacaaaGGG gGCAGAGGAACAACCGTTTTTTGATGGAGTTTTTCTTGCCAATGACAAAGATGTAGCAACATTTGTTGATTGTGTTCGTGAGAAGACCAATCCA ATACATGGAAAAGGCATCTGTGGAACATCAACATGGGCTGCAGCCAGGGAGACCTCTAAGAAGACAAACACCAAATGTGATGAAGAAGGCCTAGAGGTGGCAGTTTGCAGACACTGCATATTGCTTAGAGGTCTGAACATGTTTAGGGGAGAGATATTTGCATACCCTCTGTTTTTGCAAAACGAACTGGCCACAAAGACAAACTGCAAGTTTTTCTGCACTGACATCATGTGTCGATATTGGCCCTATCTGCAAAAGGTGGCTCAAGCATTCCCAGAAATGCAAAATTTGACTCAGATGAAGCCATTTCTCTCAGTTATGCATGCAAAGGGCCACTCAACAAAATGTGAG GTGCAGTGGGGTGGCAAAAACCAAACAGGGGCAGGTACAACCATCGGTGAAGAAGTTGAACAAGTGAACAGCTTTTTGTCCCGTGTGGCTCTAACAACAAAATACATGAGTAAGGCTG CACGAGTAGATATGATCACATTGCATGCCAGAGGATGGAATGTGCGAAAAAAAAGAAACCTGCACAAGTACTTGTCTACACGGTACTTGAag TATTGCCAAAGGTTTGTGAGACTTTCCATTAATTATACTTTTGAGACTATCCGAAAGACAAAGGAAGTCAAAGATGACATTGAGGCTATAAAGAAGAGCACACAAAGGTCTGAAGAGGAACTGCAACAGTGGGTCACTGATGTGAGACAGTGGGCAGTTGACA CTCCAGATGACCTCAGAACAGATGATCCAGTGGCATTGCAACATCTGATTGAAGGCTTATTCTTGGGCATCCAGCAGAAAAAGAGGGATCTGTATAGAGCAACTG aCCGCAACAAACAGCGACACAAGATCCGAAGACGGATTCGAGAGGATAAGAAAAAGCTGTTTAATGCCATATCCCAATACAATGATCTTCCAACCACCACAGTATTTGTAGATTCAGTTGAAGACCTTCTGGCAACAGAAAGCCCTATCTGGCCTTGGGATTCTG AAACTGACACTTCCTTAGGCGTGAAGAAGAAGGTTTTCGACAAGGTGATGCAGCTGGAGAGACTGGTTGAGGAAGAGGTTATTCTTGTAGAAGAAATGAAACAACATTGGACGCATCTTACAAGAAGCTACAGGGCCTTGAAGGACCAGGCTAGTGTACTATCAGATGACCTGGCCACACAGA GCTACCCTTCAGGACTTTCTGGTCAAGCATACCATGGCCTGCGCAGTGCTGTCCTCCAAATCCTTGAGGCACTCAAGACAGACATGGTAGCTGTGAAAGAAACATACTCCCAAATTTGTGGGAATGGTGGAACTGTtgttgaagaagaagaagaagaagaagaagacccATATGAGCatgtctccacagatgcctctacAGATGATGAACTATAG